The Sphaerochaeta globosa str. Buddy region CCCAGCGCAAGCAACAAGAAATTCGGGAAATTTTAACCATGAAAGGCATTTCGGTAGTTGATGAAATCACCTGTCCCGGGGCAGTGTTTTTCATTAAGCTTACCCACCCCAATAAGCGAGATCTCCAATTTGTTGCGGAAGCGGCGAAAAGTATTGTAGCTAAAACCATCATTTCGTAGATGCATTAGATCCATGGTGCCAACCGTAACACCGAATTCTGTGTGAATCGATTCATCATCCATTGGACTTCCGTGAATATTCGCATCTAATACTATACCTCTAGGTAGGTATATTACATTAATAGCTATACCATAATTCCTTCTTATAGGGTTTTCTATTGCAGACTTATCCATCAATCATTACACTTTCAGCATTACCGTACGAGTACGTTGCTATTCTTAAAGCAATTTGTGCTGACAGGAACACCAAGTCACAAAGGATCCTATACCGTATGAACGAATTGATCATCAATATGCTTCGCGGCAGTGTCTCATCGGTCATGTATGTCATTCTTCTGTTTACACTGACAAAGGCAAGATTTGGCCGTAAGACCACCATCATCGTTGCCCTATTTGCGTTTACACTCAACATGGCCAGCACCATCTGGTTCTACCTCTATGGAGATCTGACATCATTGTCACGTTTCTCAATACTCTTGTTTATCGTAGTAGGTTTCGCCATGAAACCCCTGACAAAACAAAGCCTCATGCAATGGAGTTTTACGTTTCTAACGAGCATCAACCTTGCGATGATGGTTATCATCCTCAGTTTTATCCTAGGCAGACTCTTTCCCTCTCCTGCGTATGCCAATATCATCCTCCGTTTTGTGCTCTATCTGATTGTTATTCTCCTGTTCCAACGGTTTTTAAAGCCCCTGTACCAGTCAATCGTCAACAACTGGCCGGTATTCTCTGCCTTGGTAATCTCAATTTTTCTGAATCTGTCCTATTACTTTTACGTCACGGATAACATTAGAACCACCCTACAAGCCAACAAATTGCCTTTACTCTTGTTGGTTGGCCTTTCCTTGGTTGCCTACGGCACCGTTTTCTACTCCATGAAGAAATTCATGACCATCCATGCACTGGAAACTGAGAACCTGCATATCCAAAAGGAAACAAGCCGCCTTCATGAGGCTGCACTGCAAATGGAAAAGTACGCAAAATATGACATGCTGACAGGACTGCCCAACAGAAGATACTTTTTTGAAAGATTGGAAAGTGTCGTCTCAGAAAACCAGGGAGCAAACAAGATTGCTGTTCTGTATATTGATTTGGATGGATTTAAAACCATCAACGATACCTATGGTCACCAAATCGGGGATAAAGTCCTTGTTGCAGTAGGGAGTCGCTTGGCAGAAAGCATCAGCGAATCTGATTTTGCGGCACGCCTGGGTGGAGACGAATTTGCAATAATCGCATCCAACATACAAAATTATGCCAGTGCTCAACAATTCGCAGCCAACGTTCAAACGGTGTTGCAAAGTACGGTGTATATGGAAAATATTGCCTATTCGGTGAAGGCATCCATCGGTTTAGCCGTCTACCCTGACGAAGGAGCCGATAGCGAAACGTTGTTGCGAAAAGCCGATGCGGCAATGTATGAGGCAAAACGGAACAGCAAGGAAGGTGAAACCACCTCAAATCTCCGAACAGATACGTAGGAATACTCTTTGTCACAGAGTAATCCGAAAAGCCAATGCGTACGGAGAAACCGTTGCCTCAAAACTCGTAAGCCCTGCCTTCCTATGCCAAAATGGGATGCCAAGCCCGACAGCTGTCCCGATTAAAGCACCTGCAAGCACATCACTCATGAAATGATTTCCGCTTGCAACCCTGAGTAATGCAGTTGCAGTTGCAAAGCCATACGTAGCAACGGCAACCGGCAGCCTCCACGTAGAGTCAGGATGATAGGCAGCAAAGACTGAACAGGCAAACGAAGCCCCTGCAAACGCCATGGTGACGTGTCCGGAGGGAAAGGAATCGTAGGCATCGCCCTCATCGACCTTGGTCTGGGGATAGTCGGTGAAATACATGAAGGGACGAGCCCTTTGGAAACAGAGTTTTCCTAGCTCTTTCAGGCCATAGGCAGCCAGCATCGTTTCAGCATATATCGTCCCGATTGTCAGATATTCGCTCTTTTGCTCACCAAGCAAGATTGCAGGAGCGAGAAGGGAAGCAATTTCGAAGGCTGTTCCCACGGAATCGAAGGATTTTGAGTACGGATACATTGCTGATCGGTCAAAGGAGTTAACCGCTGAAGCGGACCATGAGATTGCTATCAAAAGCACCAGGAAAGCAGAGTACTTTTTCATACCCTATCCCCCCTATACACGGTTGCTCGGAACAGCAAAACGAGAGCAGAACCCAATAGTACGCCCCCCAGCACATCGGTAAACCAATGGACACCGCTATAGAGCCTGCCTAGTATGGTCACAGCGATGATGAGTGTTGAGAAGCCTCTCAGAATTTTTACTGCAGTCGGATTGGATACATAGCTGGGCATCTGTACATTTGCCGATGCCATAATGAAGAGCACGATCAGG contains the following coding sequences:
- a CDS encoding GGDEF domain-containing protein; this translates as MNELIINMLRGSVSSVMYVILLFTLTKARFGRKTTIIVALFAFTLNMASTIWFYLYGDLTSLSRFSILLFIVVGFAMKPLTKQSLMQWSFTFLTSINLAMMVIILSFILGRLFPSPAYANIILRFVLYLIVILLFQRFLKPLYQSIVNNWPVFSALVISIFLNLSYYFYVTDNIRTTLQANKLPLLLLVGLSLVAYGTVFYSMKKFMTIHALETENLHIQKETSRLHEAALQMEKYAKYDMLTGLPNRRYFFERLESVVSENQGANKIAVLYIDLDGFKTINDTYGHQIGDKVLVAVGSRLAESISESDFAARLGGDEFAIIASNIQNYASAQQFAANVQTVLQSTVYMENIAYSVKASIGLAVYPDEGADSETLLRKADAAMYEAKRNSKEGETTSNLRTDT
- a CDS encoding phosphatase PAP2 family protein translates to MKKYSAFLVLLIAISWSASAVNSFDRSAMYPYSKSFDSVGTAFEIASLLAPAILLGEQKSEYLTIGTIYAETMLAAYGLKELGKLCFQRARPFMYFTDYPQTKVDEGDAYDSFPSGHVTMAFAGASFACSVFAAYHPDSTWRLPVAVATYGFATATALLRVASGNHFMSDVLAGALIGTAVGLGIPFWHRKAGLTSFEATVSPYALAFRITL